Proteins from a genomic interval of Sugiyamaella lignohabitans strain CBS 10342 chromosome C, complete sequence:
- the HAP3 gene encoding Hap3p (Subunit of the Hap2p/3p/4p/5p CCAAT-binding complex; complex is heme-activated and glucose-repressed; complex is a transcriptional activator and global regulator of respiratory gene expression; contains sequences contributing to both complex assembly and DNA binding; GO_component: GO:0016602 - CCAAT-binding factor complex [Evidence IDA,IPI] [PMID 2832951]; GO_component: GO:0005622 - intracellular [Evidence IEA]; GO_component: GO:0005634 - nucleus [Evidence IEA,IEA,IEA]; GO_function: GO:0003677 - DNA binding [Evidence IEA,IEA]; GO_function: GO:0000978 - RNA polymerase II core promoter proximal region sequence-specific DNA binding [Evidence IDA] [PMID 7828851]; GO_function: GO:0001077 - RNA polymerase II core promoter proximal region sequence-specific DNA binding transcription factor activity involved in positive regulation of transcription [Evidence IDA] [PMID 2832951]; GO_function: GO:0046982 - protein heterodimerization activity [Evidence IEA]; GO_function: GO:0043565 - sequence-specific DNA binding [Evidence IEA]; GO_process: GO:0000436 - carbon catabolite activation of transcription from RNA polymerase II promoter [Evidence IDA] [PMID 2832951]; GO_process: GO:0043457 - regulation of cellular respiration [Evidence IMP] [PMID 2182199]; GO_process: GO:0006355 - regulation of transcription, DNA-templated [Evidence IEA,IEA]; GO_process: GO:0006351 - transcription, DNA-templated [Evidence IEA]) codes for MDKSPPDSSKNFELREQDKWLPIANVSRIMKNALPESAKVSKEAKECVQECVSEFVSFITSEASEKCSAEKRKTVNGEDILFAMTSLGFENYAEVLKIYLAKYREFQVLKQEREGDRKPSGGSGAGLGRLGNGGSSVSVGLDEDEDDDMDSGSGGVVMDNASESLAADGAVAEMLNTDGEHDQEHAEIKVEGQSGDGSEGAVATTADTYTNYDDSTYTTNDHAPAATDDPSIYEDYGQYTNVDMNQF; via the coding sequence ATGGACAAGTCACCTCCAGATAGTTCGAAGAATTTCGAGCTTCGCGAACAGGACAAATGGCTTCCAATAGCCAATGTATCACGAATCATGAAAAACGCGCTTCCCGAGTCTGCCAAGGTATCTAAGGAAGCGAAAGAATGTGTTCAAGAATGTGTATCTGAGTTTGTGTCGTTTATAACATCAGAAGCATCTGAAAAATGCAGCGCTGAGAAGCGTAAGACAGTCAATGGAGAAGACATTCTCTTTGCCATGACTTCACTTGGATTCGAGAACTATGCTGAGGTGCTCAAGATCTACCTTGCCAAGTATCGTGAATTCCAAGTACTCAAACAGGAACGAGAGGGTGATCGCAAGCCATCTGGAGGCAGCGGTGCTGGATTAGGCCGTCTTGGTAACGGCGGCAGCAGTGTCAGTGTAGGACTggacgaagacgaagacgatgatATGGATAGTGGATCTGGCGGGGTAGTGATGGATAATGCCTCGGAATCTCTGGCTGCTGACGGTGCTGTTGCCGAGATGCTGAATACAGACGGCGAGCACGATCAAGAACACGCCGAGATCAAAGTTGAAGGACAATCAGGTGACGGTTCTGAAGGAGCTGTGGCTACAACTGCTGATACGTATACAAACTACGATGATAGCACGTACACGACCAATGACCACGCACCAGCTGCCACCGACGACCCCTCAATCTACGAGGATTACGGTCAGTACACAAATGTAGACATGAACCAGTTCTAG
- the PUF6 gene encoding Puf6p (Pumilio-homology domain protein; binds the 3' UTR of ASH1 mRNA and represses its translation, resulting in proper asymmetric localization of ASH1 mRNA; required at post-transcriptional step for efficient retrotransposition; absence results in decreased Ty1 Gag:GFP protein levels; co-sediments with the 60S ribosomal subunit and is required for its biogenesis; GO_component: GO:0005934 - cellular bud tip [Evidence IEA]; GO_component: GO:0015934 - large ribosomal subunit [Evidence IDA] [PMID 19806183]; GO_component: GO:0005730 - nucleolus [Evidence IEA]; GO_component: GO:0005730 - nucleolus [Evidence IDA] [PMID 14562095]; GO_component: GO:0005634 - nucleus [Evidence IEA]; GO_component: GO:0005634 - nucleus [Evidence IDA] [PMID 14562095]; GO_function: GO:0003723 - RNA binding [Evidence IEA,IEA]; GO_function: GO:0003730 - mRNA 3'-UTR binding [Evidence IDA] [PMID 15198983]; GO_function: GO:0003729 - mRNA binding [Evidence IDA] [PMID 23222640]; GO_function: GO:0000900 - translation repressor activity, nucleic acid binding [Evidence IDA] [PMID 15198983]; GO_process: GO:0017148 - negative regulation of translation [Evidence IDA] [PMID 15198983]; GO_process: GO:0006417 - regulation of translation [Evidence IEA]; GO_process: GO:0042273 - ribosomal large subunit biogenesis [Evidence IMP] [PMID 19806183]; GO_process: GO:0006810 - transport [Evidence IEA]) — MGKTAVKLSTKRKAVAVESRKPVTNGKLKKAKKEEEVVEESEENEDDFASSDDESINLSSDDSDEDELDKDDDEEDELDQDEEVDEEGNGSEDGEEDEEGLADDGSKTARSKEQRAEQKKLQQERKLQRSGGVEIQQIKNIWERLRVKTGVPTEVRKKLVDQAWELCHDKVKELVFKHDASRVVQTIFKYADKEKRLAITKALKGSYVELAKSSYGKYLLVKLLHYGSSDVRDGVLSEMHGSFRKLIKHKEGAYVIEDAYRDYSTAAHKSQIISEFYGSEFAIFKDIAKDKSLEDIIKENPDKRPYLMKNLNEVITSAVNKGSIGFTIIHAAMLEYVKNIDATGSEREVFIDLITEQFAEIVHTNEGSQVACRVLSIATAKERKGLVRSLKPFASKLASDEYGYLVLIALFRSVDDTVLVSKSFTADLKENINSLIVSKTGRRAFLYLLLGLSPRYFTPTIIKKFNQLDELKAATSKKDDEVRRTELLKAFSPLFFEAISANTRTILKESLGAQFVAEALLYGIGEDDRQKALESVASAFGDSSPDADNGTHLIHEPFSTRLLRTLVQDGHWDAKEKRANVVSSPTNFKALLLTKVLEFPAEWATGDGSFVVVSLVENLESADKATLVKVLKKHKKAITAASADNKGAKLLVEHL; from the coding sequence atGGGCAAAACCGCTGTGAAGCTGAGTACTAAGAGAAaggctgttgctgttgaaagCAGGAAGCCTGTTACCAATGGCAAGTTGAAGAAGGCAAAgaaagaggaagaggttGTTGAAGAGTCTGAAgagaatgaagatgattttgCTAGCAGTGATGATGAGAGTATCAACCTAAGTAGCGATGATTCCGATGAGGATGAACTTGATAAggacgatgatgaggaagatgagtTGGATCAAGATGAAGAGGTCGACGAAGAAGGCAACGGTAGCGAAGATGGcgaagaggatgaagagggACTGGCTGACGACGGTTCCAAGACTGCTAGATCTAAGGAACAGAGAGCTGAACAAAAGAAACTGCAACAAGAACGTAAACTCCAACGTAGTGGTGGTGTAGAGATTCAACAGATCAAGAACATCTGGGAAAGACTGAGAGTAAAGACTGGTGTCCCCACTGAAGTCCGTAAGAAGTTGGTGGACCAAGCATGGGAGCTGTGTCATGATAAAGTCAAAGAGCTTGTTTTTAAGCACGATGCTTCTCGTGTTGTTCAAACTATTTTCAAATATGCTGACAAGGAAAAGAGATTAGCTATCACCAAGGCTCTCAAGGGATCATATGTCGAACTGGCCAAGAGCAGTTATGGTAAATACTTGCTTGTCAAGCTTTTACACTACGGATCTAGTGACGTTCGTGATGGTGTTCTCAGTGAAATGCATGGCAGTTTCAGAAAGCTCATCAAGCACAAGGAAGGAGCCTATGTCATTGAAGATGCCTATAGAGACTATTCAACAGCTGCTCATAAATCGCAAATCATTAGTGAATTCTACGGATCGGAATTTGCCATTTTCAAGGATATTGCCAAAGACAAGTCACTTGAAGATATCATCAAGGAGAACCCTGATAAGCGCCCCTACTTGatgaagaacttgaacGAGGTTATCACCTCTGCTGTCAACAAGGGCTCGATTGGTTTCACTATCATCCATGCCGCCATGTTGGAATATGTGAAAAACATCGATGCCACTGGATCTGAAAGAGAAGTATTTATTGACCTTATAACCGAGCAATTCGCAGAGATTGTCCATACCAACGAAGGTTCTCAGGTCGCCTGCCGTGTTCTCAGCATTGCCACAGCCAAGGAACGTAAGGGTCTGGTTAGGAGTCTCAAGCCATTTGCCTCCAAGCTGGCATCTGACGAGTACGGTTACCTTGTCCTTATTGCACTTTTCAGATCTGTTGATGATACCGTTCTTGTATCCAAGTCGTTCACAGCTGACCTCAAGGAGAACATCAACTCACTCATTGTGTCGAAGACTGGACGTAGAGCATTCCTATATCTTTTGTTAGGACTATCACCACGTTATTTTACACCCACTATCATTAAAAAGTTCAACCAGCTGGACGAGTTGAAGGCTGCTACATCTAAGAAAGACGACGAGGTCAGAAGAACTGAGCTTTTGAAAGCGTTCTCACCTCTGTTTTTTGAAGCCATCAGTGCCAACACCCGTACCATTCTCAAGGAATCGCTAGGTGCTCAGTTTGTTGCTGAGGCTCTTTTATACGGTATTGGCGAAGACGACCGTCAAAAAGCTCTAGAGTCGGTTGCCAGTGCATTCGGTGACTCATCTCCAGACGCCGACAACGGCACTCATTTGATTCACGAGCCATTCTCGACCCGTCTACTGCGTACTCTGGTGCAAGATGGACACTGGGACGCTAAAGAGAAGAGAGCCAATGTTGTTTCTTCTCCCACGAACTTCAAAGCTCTTCTCCTGACCAAGGTCTTGGAGTTTCCTGCCGAGTGGGCCACTGGTGATGGCTCGTTCGTGGTAGTATCTCTTGTCGAGAACCTCGAATCCGCCGATAAGGCGACGCTTGTCAAGGTCCTCAAGAAGCACAAAAAGGCCATCACTGCTGCCTCGGCTGACAACAAAGGAGCCAAACTACTCGTTGAGCATTTGTAA
- the YPT1 gene encoding Rab family GTPase YPT1 (Rab family GTPase; involved in the ER-to-Golgi step of the secretory pathway; complex formation with the Rab escort protein Mrs6p is required for prenylation of Ypt1p by protein geranylgeranyltransferase type II (Bet2p-Bet4p); binds to unspliced HAC1 mRNA; regulates unfolded protein response (UPR) by promoting the decay of HAC1 RNA; GO_component: GO:0005794 - Golgi apparatus [Evidence IEA]; GO_component: GO:0000139 - Golgi membrane [Evidence IEA]; GO_component: GO:0000139 - Golgi membrane [Evidence IDA] [PMID 10747087]; GO_component: GO:0005795 - Golgi stack [Evidence IDA] [PMID 12802060]; GO_component: GO:0005737 - cytoplasm [Evidence IEA,IEA]; GO_component: GO:0031410 - cytoplasmic vesicle [Evidence IDA] [PMID 23129774]; GO_component: GO:0005783 - endoplasmic reticulum [Evidence IEA]; GO_component: GO:0005789 - endoplasmic reticulum membrane [Evidence IEA]; GO_component: GO:0005789 - endoplasmic reticulum membrane [Evidence IDA] [PMID 10747087]; GO_component: GO:0016020 - membrane [Evidence IEA]; GO_component: GO:0005739 - mitochondrion [Evidence IDA] [PMID 14576278]; GO_component: GO:0005739 - mitochondrion [Evidence IDA] [PMID 16823961]; GO_component: GO:0000407 - pre-autophagosomal structure [Evidence IDA] [PMID 20375281]; GO_component: GO:0005802 - trans-Golgi network [Evidence IDA] [PMID 20059749]; GO_function: GO:0005525 - GTP binding [Evidence IEA,IEA]; GO_function: GO:0003924 - GTPase activity [Evidence IDA] [PMID 3311726]; GO_function: GO:0003924 - GTPase activity [Evidence IDA] [PMID 9447979]; GO_function: GO:0000149 - SNARE binding [Evidence IDA,IPI] [PMID 18388317]; GO_function: GO:0000166 - nucleotide binding [Evidence IEA]; GO_process: GO:0090114 - COPII-coated vesicle budding [Evidence IMP] [PMID 15689495]; GO_process: GO:0032258 - CVT pathway [Evidence IMP] [PMID 20375281]; GO_process: GO:0006888 - ER to Golgi vesicle-mediated transport [Evidence IMP] [PMID 15689495]; GO_process: GO:0006888 - ER to Golgi vesicle-mediated transport [Evidence IMP] [PMID 2504726]; GO_process: GO:0006888 - ER to Golgi vesicle-mediated transport [Evidence IMP] [PMID 7593181]; GO_process: GO:0048194 - Golgi vesicle budding [Evidence IGI] [PMID 18388317]; GO_process: GO:0048211 - Golgi vesicle docking [Evidence IMP] [PMID 9545229]; GO_process: GO:0035494 - SNARE complex disassembly [Evidence IMP] [PMID 9157884]; GO_process: GO:0034498 - early endosome to Golgi transport [Evidence IMP] [PMID 20059749]; GO_process: GO:0032456 - endocytic recycling [Evidence IMP] [PMID 20059749]; GO_process: GO:0016236 - macroautophagy [Evidence IMP] [PMID 20375281]; GO_process: GO:1990261 - pre-mRNA catabolic process [Evidence IMP] [PMID 22844259]; GO_process: GO:0006461 - protein complex assembly [Evidence IDA] [PMID 8603910]; GO_process: GO:0015031 - protein transport [Evidence IEA,IEA]; GO_process: GO:1900101 - regulation of endoplasmic reticulum unfolded protein response [Evidence IMP] [PMID 22844259]; GO_process: GO:0006890 - retrograde vesicle-mediated transport, Golgi to ER [Evidence IGI,IMP] [PMID 18388317]; GO_process: GO:0007264 - small GTPase mediated signal transduction [Evidence IEA]; GO_process: GO:0006810 - transport [Evidence IEA]; GO_process: GO:0016192 - vesicle-mediated transport [Evidence IEA]), with the protein MKLQIWDTAGQEHFRAVTRSYFRNAAGCILVYDVTRRQTFDQVSMWLNDIREQAHEEINICLVGNKSDLEDQRQVPYEEAKQWADSNGISHFLETSAKTGDNVLEAYTSVAQSIHSKIVGGRYNLQDKGHGVKANNSGLINLNVDASTKRKGGCC; encoded by the coding sequence ATGAAGCTGCAAATCTGGGACACAGCTGGTCAGGAACATTTTCGAGCAGTAACAAGATCCTACTTTCGTAATGCCGCTGGTTGTATTCTAGTGTATGATGTCACAAGGAGGCAGACCTTTGACCAAGTCAGCATGTGGCTCAATGATATACGAGAACAGGCTCATGAAGAGATCAATATTTGTCTAGTAGGGAACAAATCAGACCTGGAAGATCAGAGACAGGTGCCATACGAAGAAGCAAAACAGTGGGCTGATAGCAATGGAATATCTCACTTCCTAGAGACATCTGCCAAAACTGGAGACAATGTTTTAGAGGCATACACAAGCGTGGCACAGTCTATTCACAGCAAGATAGTGGGTGGCAGGTACAACCTTCAAGATAAGGGTCATGGTGTTAAGGCCAACAATTCGGGTCTCATAAATCTAAATGTAGATGCTAGCACGAAACGTAAAGGCGGGTGCTGTTAA